The following proteins are co-located in the Silene latifolia isolate original U9 population chromosome 1, ASM4854445v1, whole genome shotgun sequence genome:
- the LOC141612885 gene encoding putative Ufm1-specific protease: MKNPQIIRILNPNLKTSNFSTLQWLISSPFFPKFTIISTVRCLHFQPSDPLTPHFAKESDDLRSLIVRGFHVIGALIPSQNDPVSDAKFAINAARELRKVLYSEVENSGKFDLVAGVLSSNGEIVRFFGSKDGDFTNVEEIEEVVYEEKENAEKFVWERGCLIKCGICVNLPVYVNPSKQQDAIQKYLREHEGLAHMFKDPQTTYIVKSLKSSSEDLPCPVVVRGSELDFETDISDIKDLTDSSTQSGGRSIHCSYFCSESKHHPSGIGAENADTIQITLFLNRSGKSQQSVAPVVEYCPAMEAVKLVVVNYNLEVICYAVKDLPLTSTISRLIIPALVDQLTTVKNIISPSFLSKHPQLHPYHFCPPGLVHPITALYELSYGETELKQVEVRRSLHLRLGLPSDRPLLRIANALCSSKSSNSELGSARKGYPLLRDVHGSIPSSGVSGGLVSLVQGSYEYHHYLQGGFDDSGWGCAYRSLQTIISWFRLQHYTSIDVPTHREIQEALVEIGDKDPSFIGSREWIGAIELSYVLDKLLGVTCKVMTLRSGAEFPEKCRELALHFENQGTPVMIGGGVLAYTLLGVDYNDASGDCAFLILDPHYTGGEDIKKIVNGGWCGWKKAVDSKGKAFFLADKFYNLLLPQRPNMV, from the exons ATGAAAAATCCCCAAATCATCAGAATCCTAAACCCTAATCTTAAAACCTCTAATTTCTCAACCCTACAATGGCTAATCAGCTCACCATTCTTCCCTAAATTCACCATCATCTCCACCGTCCGATGCCTCCATTTCCAGCCTTCCGATCCTCTCACTCCTCACTTCGCCAAAGAATCCGACGATCTCCGTTCTCTAATCGTCCGCGGCTTCCACGTCATCGGCGCCCTAATTCCGTCCCAAAACGACCCCGTTTCGGATGCAAAGTTCGCAATCAACGCCGCGCGTGAGCTTAGGAAGGTGTTGTATAGCGAGGTGGAAAATTCTGGAAAATTTGATCTTGTTGCTGGTGTTTTGAGTAGTAATGGAGAAATTGTTAGGTTTTTCGGCTCGAAAGATGGAGATTTTACCAATGTGGAAGAGATTGAGGAGGTTGTGTATGAGGAGAAGGAGAATGCGGAGAAGTTTGTTTGGGAGAGAGGTTGTTTGATTAAGTGTGGAATTTGTGTTAATTTGCCTGTTTATGTTAATCCTAGCAAGCAGCAAG ATGCCATTCAGAAATATCTAAGGGAACATGAGGGACTTGCTCATATGTTTAAAGACCCCCAAACTACATACATTGTGAAATCATTGAAAAGCTCCTCGGAAGATCTGCCTTGTCCTGTTGTTGTTCGTGGTTCCGAATTAGATTTCGAAACAGATATTTCTGACATTAAAGATTTGACTGACTCCTCTACACAATCAGGTGGAAGATCAATTCACTGTTCATACTTTTGCTCAGAGAGTAAACATCATCCGTCAGGCATTGGTGCTGAG AATGCAGATACTATACAGATCACTCTATTTTTAAATAGATCTGGAAAATCGCAGCAATCTGTTGCACCAGTGGTGGAGTATTGCCCAG CTATGGAAGCTGTCAAGCTCGTGGTTGTTAATTACAATTTAGAAGTTATTTGCTATGCTGTGAAAGACCTTCCTCTGACATCTACAATTTCAAGATTAATTATTCCCGCACTAGTTGACCAGTTGACAACGGTGAAGAACATTATCTCACCATCTTTCCTAAGCAAGCATCCTCAG CTCCATCCGTATCACTTCTGCCCTCCTGGACTTGTGCATCCAATAACAGCTCTATATGAACTGAGCTATGGGGAGACAGAACTGAAGCAAG TTGAAGTTAGGAGGTCCCTTCATCTTAGGCTGGGTCTACCTTCTGATCGCCCTCTTTTACGTATTGCTAATGCCCTATGTTCTTCGAAGTCCAGTAACAGTGAACTGGGTTCAGCTAGAAAAG GCTATCCATTGCTAAGGGATGTCCATGGCAGCATTCCAAGTAGCGGAG TTTCTGGCGGCCTTGTGTCTTTGGTTCAAGGTTCTTATGAATACCACCACTACCTTCAGGGCGGTTTTGATGACTCA GGGTGGGGATGTGCTTATCGCTCTTTGCAAACCATTATCTCCTGGTTTAGACTCCAACATTATACTTCAATCGATGTTCCCACACATAG GGAGATACAGGAGGCCCTAGTGGAGATTGGTGATAAAGATCCTTCTTTTATCGGTTCCCGTGAATGGATTGGTGCCATTGAGTTGAGCTATGTCCTTGACAAACTCTTGGGT GTCACATGCAAGGTGATGACACTGAGGTCTGGAGCTGAGTTTCCTGAGAAATGTCGAGAGTTGGCCTTGCATTTTGAGAACCAGGGAACACCCGTCATGATTG GGGGTGGAGTCCTGGCGTATACCCTTTTAGGAGTAGACTACAACGATGCCAGCGGAGATTGTGCCTTCTTGATCCTGGATCCTCATTATACTGGTGGTGAAGACATTAAGAAGATTGTTAATGGTGGTTGGTGTGGTTGGAAAAAGGCTGTCGATAGCAAGGGCAAGGCTTTCTTCCTGGCTGATAAGTTCTATAATTTGCTTTTGCCACAAAGACCGAATATGGTTTAG
- the LOC141613490 gene encoding uncharacterized protein LOC141613490 — protein MVEYVDILERLGCKIPKTLVVDRILHSLPTKFAHFRVNYNMNDMDKSYHEIHALLTQAERDMEASGSEKGDVLTMKLKNMSLGVKKGKGKEKSQFKKSSKKIDKGKGKAVENGNPKAKSVKLSEAECFHCNGKGHYRRSCPKYLEDLKEGRVTPIGYKGRASTSKR, from the exons atggtcgaatatgttgacatcctagagcgtctagggtgtaagattcctaagactcttgtggtggatcgtatccttcactcactccccaccaagtttgcccactttagggtaaactacaatatgaatgacatggataagagttaccatgaaattcatgcactcctcacccaagcggagagggatatggaggcaagtgggagtgaaaagggagatgttttaaccatgaagttaaagaacatgtctcttggagtcaagaaaggaaagggaaaagaaaagtcccaattcaagaaatcgtcaaagaaaattgacaagggaaaggggaaggccgttgagaatggcaatcccaaggcaaaaagtgtgaaGCTCTCCGAGGCTGAATGTTttcattgtaatgggaaggggcattataggaggagttgtcccaaatacttggaggatctcaaggaagggcgtgtgacgcctattg ggtataagggacgtgcaagcactagcaaaaggtga
- the LOC141612891 gene encoding uncharacterized protein LOC141612891, whose translation MEEKKQIHQPKLVVLADLNVDPPEFDDDDSTPFLPSAPPPPPLPLLQRFPVNDSTLEKLPLIVKEGSDAIEGESKRLNKLGKCRPKSGKVEDHLDCGADVDGDQHSLGAPSSREEKVSSLKTGLIHVARKAPKNAHAHFLLGLMYQRLCQPQKAVLAYEKAAEILLRSDEEIDRPELLSLVQMHHAQCLLLENMSESTSDNELEVEELEEVLSKLKESVLSDIRQVPVWNTLGMILLKTGRLQSAISVLSTLSTLAPDNLDCLGNLGLAYLQSGNLEAALKCFQGLILKDQVHPSALVNYAAIILCKYSSPVAGAGASAGDVGVESDSIVAISTAKECLLAALKLDPKAAHVWANLASAYHIIGDYKSSSKCLEKAVKLEPNCMSTRYSVAVHRIKDAERSQNPSEQLSWAGNEMGSILREADPVSIDPTIAWAGLAMVHQTQHEISAAFESEQKELMEVEEHAVYSLKQVIGEDPDDPVHWHQLGLHSLRAQQFRLSQNYFKAAVSRFRDCSYVWSNLGISLQLSGKASLAEDVFKRALGFATSEQQHAIFSNLGNLYRQEKKYDSAKAMFSKALKLKPGYAPAYNNLGLVFVAEGLLEEAKYCFDKALQADPLLDAAKSNLIKVVSLCKICKVVTPSLLIKD comes from the exons ATGGAAGAAAAAAAGCAAATCCATCAACCAAAACTCGTCGTTTTGGCTGACTTAAATGTTGATCCTCCTGAATTTGATGATGACGATTCTACCCCTTTCCTTCCTTCTGCTCCTCCCCCTccccctcttcctcttcttcaaaG GTTTCCTGTCAATGATAGTACCTTGGAGAAGTTGCCTCTGATAGTCAAAGAAGGCAGTGATGCTATAGAAGGTGAAagtaaaagactaaacaaattAGGAAAGTGCCGACCAAAGTCCGGCAAAGTTGAAGACCATCTCGACTGTGGGGCTGATGTTGATGGAGATCAACATTCTCTTGGGGCTCCGTCTTCCCGTGAAGAGAAAGTTAGCAGCCTGAAAACT GGCTTGATACATGTAGCAAGGAAGGCTCCAAAGAATGCGCATGCTCATTTTTTACTTGGTCTAATGTACCAGCGATTATGTCAGCCACAGAAG GCAGTTCTTGCATACGAGAAGGCAGCCGAAATTTTATTACGATCTGATGAGGAAATTGACAGGCCAGAACTGCTATCATTGGTTCAAATGCATCATGCCCAG TGCCTTCTTCTAGAAAATATGAGCGAGTCAACTTCTGATAATGAGCTTGAAGTAGAAGAGCTTGAAGAGGTACTTTCAAAGTTAAAGGAATCAGTGTTATCAGATATTAGACAAGTACCTGTTTGGAATACTCTAGGAATGATTCTCCTTAAAACTGGTCGTCtgcag AGTGCAATTTCAGTATTGTCAACTTTATCAACGCTGGCACCGGACAACTTGGATTGCCTTGGAAACTTAGGTCTCGCTTATTTACAGAG TGGAAATTTGGAGGCTGCCTTAAAATGCTTTCAGGGTCTAATTCTTAAAGATCAAGTCCATCCCAGTGCTCTTGTCAACTATGCTGCCATTATTTTGTGCAAGTATAGTTCACCTGTTGCAG GTGCTGGAGCAAGTGCTGGTGATGTTGGTGTAGAATCAGATTCTATTGTTGCAATAAGCACGGCAAAGGAGTGTCTGTTAGCTGCTCTTAAACTAGATCCTAAGGCAGCACACGTATGGGCAAATCTTGCTAGTGCATACCATATCATTGGTGATTATAAAAGCTCGAGCAAGTGTTTGGAAAAG GCAGTTAAACTGGAACCCAATTGTATGTCTACACGTTATTCTGTTGCTGTCCACCGCATAAAAGATGCAGAAAGATCACAAAATCCCAGTGAACAGCTATCTTGGGCTGGAAATGAAATGGGTTCGATTCTTCGGGAAGCAGATCCTGTGTCGATTGATCCTACGATCGCTTGGGCTGGGCTTGCCATGGTACACCAGACCCAACATGAGATTTCAGCAGCATTTGAAAGTGAACAGAAAGAGTTGATGGAAGTGGAAGAGCATGCTGTTTACAGCTTGAAGCAG GTCATAGGAGAGGACCCAGATGATCCTGTGCACTGGCACCAGCTAGGGCTACATAGCCTCCGTGCCCAACAGTTCAGATTATCACAGAACTATTTCAAGGCTGCAGTGTCTCGATTTAGAGACTGCAGCTATGTTTGGTCAAATCTCGGTATCTCATTGCAGTTATCTGGAAAAGCATCTCTAGCTGAGGATGTCTTCAAACGAGCATTAGGTTTCGCTACATCAGAGCAACAACATGCAATCTTTTCCAATCTGGGGAATTTATACAGGCAGGAGAAGAAATATGATAGTGCGAAGGCTATGTTTAGTAAAGCACTTAAACTTAAGCCCGGATATGCTCCAGCTTATAACAATCTTGGGCTTGTATTTGTTGCCGAGGGCCTTCTTGAGGAAGCCAAGTACTGCTTTGACAAAGCTTTACAGGCCGACCCTTTGTTAGATGCTGCCAAATCTAACTTGATCAAAGTTGTGTCTCTGTGCAAGATATGCAAGGTTGTTACTCCAAGCTTATTAATCAAGGATTAG